Proteins encoded by one window of Gemmatimonas aurantiaca:
- a CDS encoding HPF/RaiA family ribosome-associated protein yields the protein MEIILHAHHAEVTDSLRAQAQAAVERIASRVKRVVNAIVRFVEDGPTRRVEIVLRAGSHGELFAQADARAFAPALSAAVQRLETQVARTRRSRRASRTDIRPGD from the coding sequence ATGGAGATCATCCTGCACGCGCATCACGCCGAAGTGACCGATTCACTTCGTGCGCAGGCACAGGCCGCTGTGGAACGCATTGCCTCGCGGGTCAAACGCGTGGTCAATGCCATCGTCCGATTCGTCGAAGACGGGCCCACCCGTCGGGTCGAAATCGTGCTCCGCGCCGGCAGCCATGGCGAACTGTTCGCCCAGGCCGATGCCCGCGCATTTGCTCCCGCCCTGTCTGCCGCTGTGCAGCGACTCGAAACTCAGGTAGCCCGCACGCGCCGCTCGCGGCGCGCCTCTCGTACCGATATTCGCCCAGGAGACTGA
- a CDS encoding bifunctional 3,4-dihydroxy-2-butanone-4-phosphate synthase/GTP cyclohydrolase II — MSNTVSDTERLHVMQTTEQGATSGATADVMAEATAEATDAGGPVFGTVEQALADIAAGKFIVVADDEDRENEGDLVCAAELVTPEMVNFMLEAKGMICLAMTNAWADRLGLGMQVERNTEAMGTAFTVSIDAAAKYGVTTGISASDRATTIRVAADPGSTDADLRVPGHIHPLRARNGGVLQRVGHTEAAVDLARLAGCRPVGVICEVLNKDGTTARRPQLEQFCRQHGLTFITIAQLVAYRLKHERLVHRVAEARLPTEFGEWRIYGYRNDVDSREHIAITFGDVAEDGSTLVRMHSKCLTGDVFHSRRCDCGWQLETAMAMIQAEGRGVIVYLDQEGRGIGLLNKLKAYELQDRGADTVEANEQLGFKADLRNYGIGAQILLDLGVRSIRVMTNNPRKLVGLEGYGLAFAGRVRIEAPSTDENASYLETKRTKLGHLFAV, encoded by the coding sequence GTGAGTAACACCGTGAGTGACACCGAACGACTACACGTCATGCAGACTACAGAGCAGGGCGCCACATCAGGCGCGACAGCCGATGTCATGGCAGAGGCGACCGCGGAGGCCACAGATGCCGGCGGGCCGGTATTTGGCACCGTCGAACAGGCGCTGGCCGATATCGCGGCGGGCAAGTTCATCGTCGTGGCCGATGACGAAGACCGGGAGAACGAAGGCGATCTCGTCTGCGCCGCCGAACTGGTGACGCCGGAGATGGTCAACTTCATGCTCGAAGCCAAGGGCATGATCTGTCTGGCCATGACCAATGCCTGGGCCGACCGCCTGGGGCTTGGCATGCAGGTGGAGCGGAACACCGAAGCGATGGGCACCGCGTTCACCGTGTCGATCGACGCGGCGGCTAAGTATGGCGTCACCACCGGCATCAGTGCGTCCGATCGGGCGACCACCATTCGTGTGGCTGCCGATCCCGGCTCCACGGACGCCGACCTCCGGGTGCCTGGCCACATCCATCCGCTGCGGGCACGCAACGGTGGGGTGCTGCAGCGCGTGGGACACACCGAGGCCGCAGTGGATCTCGCGCGTCTCGCCGGATGTCGTCCGGTCGGTGTCATCTGCGAGGTGCTCAACAAGGACGGCACCACCGCGCGCCGGCCGCAGCTCGAACAGTTCTGCCGTCAGCACGGTCTCACGTTCATCACCATCGCGCAGCTCGTGGCGTACCGGCTCAAGCACGAGCGTCTGGTGCATCGGGTGGCCGAAGCGCGCCTGCCCACCGAGTTCGGTGAGTGGCGGATCTACGGATACCGCAACGACGTCGACAGCCGCGAGCACATCGCGATCACGTTCGGCGATGTCGCCGAAGATGGCAGCACGCTGGTGCGCATGCATTCCAAGTGTCTCACGGGCGATGTGTTCCATTCCCGTCGCTGCGACTGCGGCTGGCAGCTCGAGACCGCGATGGCCATGATCCAGGCCGAAGGACGCGGGGTGATCGTGTATCTCGATCAGGAAGGGCGCGGCATCGGATTGCTCAACAAACTCAAGGCCTACGAACTCCAGGATCGTGGGGCCGACACCGTCGAAGCCAACGAACAACTGGGCTTCAAGGCCGACCTTCGCAACTACGGCATCGGCGCGCAGATTCTGCTCGACCTGGGCGTGCGCTCCATCCGTGTCATGACCAACAATCCCCGCAAACTGGTGGGGCTCGAAGGATACGGGCTGGCATTTGCCGGCCGGGTCCGCATCGAGGCGCCTTCGACCGATGAGAACGCTTCCTATCTTGAAACCAAGCGCACCAAGCTTGGACACCTCTTCGCCGTCTGA
- the metK gene encoding methionine adenosyltransferase encodes MADRHLFTSESVTEGHPDKIADQISDAVLDALLTEDSKARVACETLVTTGLAVIAGEITTSAYVHLPDIVRRTIDGIGYNDAAFGFDSKTCAVVSTIDSQSPDIAQGVDTGGAGDQGMMFGYATDETPELMPMPIQLAHALTYQLSALRKDGTYPWLRPDGKAQVSVVYEDNQPIAVDTVVISTQHDEKVSNTRLRRAILDDVIHAVLPEEMIGRKLKTHINPTGRFVIGGPQGDAGLTGRKIIVDTYGGMGRHGGGAFSGKDPSKVDRSACYAARWVAKNIVAAKLAKRCEVQVAYAIGVAEPVSVYVQTFGTGAVPDRVIEAAVKEVFDLTPRGITTALDLRKPIYQATAAYGHFGRKPETVGRGRGARTTFTWERTDRVTALRKAIR; translated from the coding sequence GTGGCCGATCGCCATCTCTTCACATCGGAGTCCGTCACCGAGGGACATCCGGACAAGATCGCGGATCAGATCTCCGATGCCGTGCTCGATGCCCTCCTCACCGAAGACTCCAAGGCGCGGGTGGCGTGTGAGACGCTGGTGACGACCGGTCTCGCCGTCATTGCCGGAGAGATCACGACCTCCGCGTATGTGCATCTGCCGGATATCGTGCGGCGCACCATCGACGGGATCGGCTACAACGACGCGGCCTTCGGCTTCGATTCGAAGACCTGTGCGGTGGTGAGCACCATCGACAGTCAGTCGCCCGACATCGCTCAGGGTGTCGACACGGGCGGCGCCGGTGATCAGGGCATGATGTTCGGCTACGCGACCGACGAGACGCCGGAACTCATGCCCATGCCCATCCAGCTCGCGCATGCGCTCACGTATCAGCTCTCGGCGTTGCGCAAGGATGGCACCTATCCGTGGCTGCGCCCCGACGGCAAGGCGCAGGTCAGCGTGGTGTACGAAGACAACCAGCCGATCGCGGTGGACACCGTCGTGATCTCCACGCAGCACGACGAGAAGGTGAGCAACACGCGGCTGCGTCGCGCGATTCTCGACGATGTCATTCATGCGGTGCTGCCCGAGGAAATGATCGGGCGCAAGCTCAAGACGCACATCAATCCCACGGGGCGCTTCGTCATCGGCGGTCCGCAGGGTGATGCCGGTCTCACCGGCCGCAAGATCATCGTCGACACGTATGGCGGCATGGGACGCCACGGCGGCGGGGCCTTCAGCGGCAAGGATCCGTCCAAGGTGGATCGCTCGGCGTGTTATGCCGCGCGCTGGGTGGCCAAGAACATCGTCGCCGCGAAGCTGGCCAAGCGGTGCGAAGTGCAGGTGGCCTATGCGATCGGCGTCGCGGAACCGGTGTCGGTGTACGTGCAGACGTTCGGAACGGGCGCCGTTCCCGATCGGGTGATCGAAGCGGCCGTGAAGGAGGTGTTCGATCTGACACCGCGCGGAATCACCACCGCACTCGATCTGCGCAAGCCCATCTATCAGGCCACGGCGGCCTACGGGCACTTCGGTCGCAAGCCGGAAACCGTCGGACGGGGCCGTGGGGCCCGTACGACCTTCACCTGGGAGCGCACCGATCGGGTCACCGCGCTCCGGAAGGCGATCCGCTGA
- the nusB gene encoding transcription antitermination factor NusB produces MANLRDDAFWEAPMQEPLAPRQGRRSRGRNRPATREERLETRGRARALQALYAADLRDLGQIKRIATTVFDDLAIDPAERLFASRIVATVADRGAALDAALSDVTANWRLERLGAIERSVLRLAAAELAREETPVKVVLQEAVRLAERYGTERSARFVNGVLDAYARRLGRL; encoded by the coding sequence ATGGCGAATCTTCGTGATGATGCCTTCTGGGAAGCGCCGATGCAGGAGCCGCTGGCGCCCCGGCAGGGACGCCGCAGCCGTGGCCGCAACCGTCCGGCCACGCGCGAGGAGCGCCTGGAAACACGGGGCCGCGCGCGCGCGCTGCAGGCCCTCTACGCCGCCGATCTGCGCGACCTGGGACAGATCAAGCGCATCGCCACCACCGTGTTCGACGATCTGGCCATCGATCCGGCCGAACGGCTGTTTGCGTCACGCATCGTGGCCACGGTGGCCGATCGTGGTGCGGCGCTCGATGCCGCGCTGTCCGACGTGACGGCCAACTGGCGGCTGGAGCGGCTCGGCGCCATCGAACGCAGTGTGCTGCGGCTCGCCGCCGCCGAACTGGCGCGCGAGGAAACGCCGGTGAAGGTGGTGCTGCAGGAAGCGGTGCGACTCGCGGAGCGGTACGGCACCGAGCGGTCGGCGCGTTTCGTGAATGGCGTGCTCGACGCCTACGCCCGTCGTCTCGGACGGTTGTGA
- a CDS encoding glycosyltransferase family 4 protein, protein MRIAVVNWQCRENPLAGGAEIHLHEIFGRLAQAGHEVVLLCGGWPGCPPRATLDGIDVHRVGTRQSFPFLARSYWHTTLAPRGFDVLVEDINKVPLFTPTWRRPEGVPRLVGLVPHLFGGTAFQELAAPLATAVWLAEKPLPWFYRRYAFEAISESTRDDLVRRGIPREHIRVIFPGIDSAHYTPDPSQRADQPLFAYLGRLKKYKGVDLVVRAFAACGVPEATLEIAGAGEFRPELERLAGTLGVGSRVRFLGRIDETEKCALLRRAWATVFASPKEGWGITNLEAAASGTPVIASNSPGIRESVRDGETGFLVPHGDVAAMAASMRRLSGERALVEHLGVAARRFAEGFTWANAADQTEAHLREVVGKEGGR, encoded by the coding sequence ATGCGCATTGCCGTGGTGAACTGGCAGTGCCGCGAGAATCCGCTGGCTGGTGGGGCCGAGATCCATCTGCACGAAATCTTCGGACGCCTGGCGCAGGCCGGGCACGAGGTCGTGCTGCTGTGTGGCGGCTGGCCCGGATGTCCTCCCCGCGCCACGCTCGATGGCATCGACGTGCATCGGGTGGGCACCCGACAGTCGTTCCCATTCCTGGCCCGGAGCTACTGGCACACCACGCTCGCGCCGCGCGGATTCGACGTGCTGGTGGAGGACATCAACAAAGTCCCGCTGTTCACGCCCACCTGGCGGAGGCCCGAGGGGGTGCCCCGGCTGGTGGGGTTGGTTCCGCATCTCTTCGGCGGCACCGCGTTTCAGGAACTGGCGGCGCCGCTGGCCACGGCCGTCTGGCTGGCTGAAAAGCCGCTTCCGTGGTTCTATCGCCGATATGCCTTCGAAGCGATCAGCGAGAGCACCCGCGACGATCTGGTGCGACGGGGCATCCCCCGGGAACACATCCGGGTGATTTTTCCCGGCATCGACAGTGCGCACTACACGCCCGATCCCTCGCAACGGGCGGATCAGCCCCTGTTTGCGTACCTCGGTCGTCTGAAGAAGTATAAAGGGGTGGATCTCGTCGTCCGGGCATTCGCTGCCTGCGGGGTTCCCGAAGCCACGCTGGAAATTGCGGGAGCGGGGGAGTTCCGTCCCGAACTCGAACGGCTGGCCGGAACCCTTGGGGTGGGGTCGCGGGTACGGTTTCTAGGTCGTATTGACGAGACTGAGAAGTGCGCCCTGCTTCGACGGGCATGGGCGACCGTCTTTGCATCTCCAAAGGAGGGTTGGGGCATCACGAATCTGGAGGCAGCAGCGAGTGGAACTCCGGTGATTGCGTCGAACTCTCCCGGAATCCGCGAGTCGGTCCGCGATGGCGAGACCGGTTTCCTCGTGCCACATGGGGACGTGGCTGCCATGGCTGCATCCATGCGACGTCTCAGCGGCGAGCGAGCGCTCGTCGAACACCTGGGCGTCGCGGCGCGACGATTCGCCGAAGGATTCACCTGGGCGAACGCCGCCGATCAGACCGAAGCCCATCTCCGCGAGGTGGTGGGAAAGGAGGGAGGTCGCTGA
- the ptsP gene encoding phosphoenolpyruvate--protein phosphotransferase — MDSILRGIPASPGIVVGPVHLLRWEVPEVRHRLIDDSEIEAEVTRLHEAVEQARERLRTLRARAEVQAGPEEAGIFDVQLSILDDQELMNSATALVRQNLGAEKAFDLVLLEWRQHFARHSAPMLREKVGDLMDVHIRVLSILLHLPDHDPVDVPRGANAILVTHDLTPSLTLQLDRECIAAIATEAGTATAHVAILARSLGLPAVVGLRSALSVLHGGETVILDGTDGTLVVSPSEGEIGAARRRIADAEGQAPALRELALSEPVTRDGIRLVVRANVDIPEDADLAAGSGADGVGLMRTEFLVVGRASMPDEEEQYRSYTRVLQAFDGRPVVIRTYDIGGDKLPVGGFPSEANPFLGWRAIRMCLDESDLFKVQLRALLRAAVHGDLRIMLPLVVTVDEVRETRQLLEEAVAELSARRVPFRDDVPLGVMVETPAAAVACDTLVRDVDFFSLGSNDLVQYTLAVDRGNANLAPRFTPFHPAVLRLMAQVQSTGAAHGIDVCVCGEMASQPLAVFALLGLGLRQLSVAPRAVADVKRIIRGVRAEAAEDAVRAAMQAGTAREAEILLRRRLRAELEREYRS; from the coding sequence GTGGATTCCATCCTCCGCGGCATTCCCGCCTCGCCGGGAATCGTCGTGGGTCCGGTGCATCTCCTGCGCTGGGAGGTGCCGGAGGTTCGCCATCGGCTCATCGACGACAGCGAGATCGAAGCCGAAGTCACGCGCCTGCACGAAGCCGTCGAGCAGGCGCGTGAGCGTCTGCGCACGCTCCGCGCCCGCGCGGAAGTGCAGGCCGGACCAGAGGAAGCCGGCATCTTCGACGTGCAGCTCTCGATCCTCGACGATCAGGAGCTGATGAACAGCGCCACGGCGCTCGTGCGACAGAACCTCGGCGCCGAAAAAGCCTTCGACCTCGTGCTGCTCGAATGGCGTCAGCACTTCGCCCGCCACAGCGCGCCCATGCTGCGCGAGAAGGTGGGCGACCTGATGGACGTGCACATCCGTGTGCTGTCCATCCTGCTGCATCTGCCCGATCACGATCCGGTGGACGTGCCGCGTGGAGCGAACGCCATTCTCGTCACGCACGATCTCACGCCGTCGCTCACGCTGCAACTCGACCGCGAGTGCATCGCCGCCATCGCCACCGAGGCGGGCACCGCCACCGCGCACGTGGCCATCCTGGCGCGCTCGCTGGGGCTGCCCGCCGTGGTGGGTCTGCGCAGCGCGCTGTCGGTGCTGCATGGCGGCGAGACGGTCATTCTCGACGGCACCGACGGTACGCTCGTCGTCAGTCCGTCCGAAGGCGAGATCGGCGCGGCCCGTCGTCGCATTGCCGATGCCGAGGGACAGGCGCCCGCCCTGCGCGAACTCGCACTCAGCGAACCCGTCACGCGCGACGGCATCCGCTTGGTGGTGCGGGCCAATGTCGACATTCCCGAAGACGCCGACCTCGCGGCCGGCAGTGGCGCCGATGGCGTGGGCCTCATGCGCACGGAATTCCTCGTGGTGGGGCGCGCCAGCATGCCAGACGAGGAAGAGCAGTACCGCAGTTACACGCGGGTATTGCAGGCTTTCGATGGCCGCCCGGTGGTCATCCGCACCTACGACATCGGCGGCGACAAGCTGCCTGTCGGCGGCTTCCCCAGCGAGGCCAATCCGTTTCTGGGCTGGCGCGCCATCCGCATGTGTCTCGACGAGAGTGATCTCTTCAAGGTGCAGTTGCGCGCGCTGCTGCGGGCCGCCGTGCACGGCGACCTGCGCATCATGCTGCCGCTCGTGGTCACTGTCGACGAGGTGCGGGAAACCCGGCAGCTCCTCGAGGAGGCAGTGGCCGAACTGTCGGCCCGTCGCGTGCCGTTCCGCGACGATGTGCCCCTGGGCGTGATGGTGGAGACGCCGGCCGCGGCGGTGGCGTGTGACACGCTCGTGCGCGATGTCGATTTTTTCAGCCTCGGATCGAACGATCTCGTGCAGTACACGCTGGCCGTCGATCGGGGCAATGCCAACCTCGCGCCGCGCTTCACGCCCTTTCATCCCGCCGTACTCCGTCTCATGGCGCAGGTCCAATCCACCGGCGCCGCACACGGCATCGATGTGTGCGTGTGTGGCGAGATGGCCTCCCAGCCGCTGGCGGTGTTCGCGCTGCTGGGGCTCGGGTTGCGTCAGCTCAGTGTGGCCCCGCGGGCCGTGGCCGACGTGAAGCGCATCATTCGCGGGGTCCGGGCCGAAGCGGCCGAAGACGCCGTCCGGGCCGCAATGCAGGCGGGAACGGCCCGTGAAGCCGAGATCCTGCTGCGTCGTCGGTTGCGCGCAGAGCTCGAGCGCGAATACCGTTCCTGA
- the hprK gene encoding HPr(Ser) kinase/phosphatase translates to MNRRLTVGTLFERMKDTLELELLGPTTGLDREITSPEASSPGLVLAGYINRFPYQRIQVLGETEITYLQSLSEGQRTANLEQFFGFPLPCAFITKGLEPPAPLMRLADEAGVAVLRSRLKTAEFYRLIKPFLADQFAPTTTLHGSLADVYGVGLFFTGKSGIGKSECVLDLVERGHRLVADDLVFVSRRGNDVLIGRGHELQRHFMEIRGVGLLDIPAIFGIHAVRQQKRLEVMVILEEWDGNAQVDRTGLDVQTIEILGVEIPKITVHLNPGKNITVIAEVIAMNHLLRYYRGYDTATAFNEQLIDRMRRKSDVQRYLQEDDE, encoded by the coding sequence GTGAATCGGCGTCTCACGGTCGGTACCCTGTTCGAACGCATGAAGGACACGCTCGAACTCGAATTGCTGGGCCCCACCACCGGTCTCGATCGTGAGATCACGAGCCCCGAGGCATCCAGCCCGGGGCTCGTCCTTGCCGGCTACATCAATCGTTTTCCGTACCAGCGTATCCAGGTGCTCGGCGAAACCGAGATCACCTACCTGCAGTCGTTGAGTGAGGGACAACGCACGGCCAACCTCGAACAGTTCTTCGGGTTTCCGCTGCCCTGTGCGTTCATCACCAAGGGGCTCGAACCCCCGGCGCCGTTGATGCGTCTGGCCGATGAAGCCGGTGTGGCCGTGCTGCGCTCGCGGCTCAAGACGGCCGAGTTTTACCGGCTCATCAAGCCCTTTCTCGCCGATCAGTTCGCGCCCACGACCACGTTGCACGGATCGCTGGCCGACGTGTACGGCGTGGGGCTGTTTTTCACAGGGAAGAGCGGCATCGGCAAGTCCGAGTGTGTGCTCGATCTGGTGGAGCGCGGTCATCGGCTTGTGGCCGACGACCTGGTGTTCGTTTCCCGTCGAGGGAACGATGTGCTCATCGGACGCGGACACGAACTGCAGCGCCACTTCATGGAAATCCGCGGAGTCGGGCTGCTCGACATCCCGGCCATCTTCGGCATCCATGCCGTGCGTCAGCAGAAACGGCTCGAGGTCATGGTGATCCTCGAGGAATGGGACGGCAACGCCCAGGTGGACCGCACCGGACTGGACGTGCAGACCATCGAGATCCTCGGTGTGGAGATCCCGAAAATCACGGTGCATCTGAATCCCGGCAAAAACATCACGGTGATCGCCGAAGTCATCGCGATGAATCATCTCCTGCGATATTATCGCGGATACGATACGGCCACCGCGTTCAACGAACAGTTGATCGACCGGATGCGCCGGAAATCGGATGTCCAGCGGTATCTGCAGGAGGATGACGAGTAG
- the ribH gene encoding 6,7-dimethyl-8-ribityllumazine synthase: MAEFSGEPRGAGRRIVVVVSRFNEGVTVPLAEGAVSTLVEKGVAFDNVDVLWVPGAWELPVAVRRALSSERYDAAVALGAVIRGETPHFDIVAGEAARGLMEASRDFDVPVTLGLLTTDTLEQAEARAGGAHGNKGVDAALAALELLDLFDRALPMSEFDDEELG, encoded by the coding sequence GTGGCCGAGTTCAGTGGAGAACCGCGCGGTGCCGGACGCCGCATCGTGGTGGTCGTCAGTCGTTTCAACGAAGGTGTGACCGTGCCGCTGGCCGAGGGCGCGGTGAGCACGCTGGTCGAAAAGGGCGTGGCGTTCGACAACGTCGACGTGTTGTGGGTGCCCGGGGCGTGGGAACTGCCCGTGGCTGTGCGGCGGGCGCTGAGCAGTGAACGCTACGATGCCGCCGTGGCGCTGGGCGCGGTCATCCGTGGGGAAACGCCGCACTTCGATATCGTGGCCGGTGAAGCCGCGCGCGGGCTCATGGAAGCCTCGCGCGATTTCGACGTGCCGGTGACACTGGGCCTGCTCACCACCGATACGCTCGAACAGGCCGAGGCGCGGGCGGGTGGCGCGCACGGCAACAAGGGCGTGGACGCCGCACTGGCCGCGCTGGAACTGCTCGATCTGTTCGATCGGGCGCTGCCCATGTCCGAGTTCGACGACGAGGAACTCGGCTGA
- a CDS encoding PTS system mannose/fructose/sorbose family transporter subunit IID, giving the protein MAPESLPGGATDAGLPGMSGAHQMVGEAPPLDPALHASMYLRMLGIQGSWNYEILVGNGMGFCIEPALRRLPGGVDGEAYRSALARQAVYFNAHPYLAGLAVGALARAELEQVPPARIERFRTALCGPLGSVGDRLVWAAWLPACSLVAILLFGFGWSPLGVVAGFLILYNLGHLGLRDWALRAGWHHGLRVATALGHPVLQHGPRYIGRVSAVLGGLALPLAVHRAIGGEPPLTPIPMGVAVATPILAVLLVRMQGRTEGWRVVLWLLAAFVLYSVVIDG; this is encoded by the coding sequence TTGGCGCCTGAATCTCTGCCTGGCGGCGCTACGGACGCCGGCCTGCCCGGGATGAGCGGGGCGCATCAGATGGTCGGCGAAGCCCCGCCCCTGGATCCCGCGTTGCACGCGTCGATGTACCTCCGGATGCTCGGCATCCAGGGGTCGTGGAACTACGAGATCCTCGTGGGCAACGGGATGGGGTTCTGCATCGAACCGGCACTGCGCCGGCTGCCCGGCGGGGTGGACGGTGAAGCCTATCGCAGTGCGCTTGCGCGGCAGGCGGTGTACTTCAATGCGCACCCGTACCTGGCCGGTCTGGCCGTCGGCGCGCTGGCCCGGGCCGAGCTCGAACAGGTGCCGCCCGCCCGGATCGAACGATTCCGGACGGCGTTGTGCGGACCGCTGGGCAGCGTGGGCGACCGGCTGGTGTGGGCGGCATGGCTGCCGGCGTGTTCCCTGGTGGCCATCCTGCTGTTCGGCTTCGGCTGGTCGCCGCTTGGAGTCGTGGCGGGGTTCCTGATACTCTACAACCTGGGCCACTTGGGGCTTCGGGACTGGGCATTGCGCGCCGGGTGGCATCACGGCCTGCGTGTCGCGACGGCACTGGGACATCCGGTGTTGCAGCACGGTCCACGCTACATTGGTCGGGTGTCGGCAGTGTTGGGAGGATTGGCATTACCGCTGGCGGTGCATCGCGCCATCGGTGGCGAGCCTCCACTGACGCCCATTCCCATGGGCGTTGCGGTGGCGACGCCGATTCTTGCCGTGCTCCTCGTGCGTATGCAGGGACGCACGGAGGGCTGGCGTGTGGTCCTGTGGCTGCTCGCGGCTTTCGTCCTCTACTCGGTGGTCATTGATGGCTGA
- a CDS encoding HPr family phosphocarrier protein, with protein MAERSVQIVNKHGLHARPAAEVVKAASRFKADITICRDDLEVNGKSIMGVMMLAAEYGATITLRATGPDADDALEALSMLVASRFGEA; from the coding sequence ATGGCTGAACGCTCCGTCCAAATCGTCAACAAGCACGGGCTGCACGCCCGTCCCGCGGCCGAAGTGGTGAAGGCGGCGTCGCGCTTCAAGGCCGACATCACCATCTGCCGTGACGATCTCGAAGTGAACGGCAAGAGCATCATGGGCGTCATGATGCTGGCGGCGGAATACGGTGCCACGATCACGTTGCGCGCCACCGGCCCCGATGCCGACGACGCGCTCGAGGCGTTGAGCATGCTCGTCGCATCGCGGTTCGGAGAGGCCTAG
- a CDS encoding PTS sugar transporter subunit IIC, whose amino-acid sequence MLEAGVLSWSIGDLLPLVLLAGVVGLDVVSFPQAMFSRPIVGATLGGAFVGEPLAGLTCGAALECLALESLPVGASRYPEWGSASVVAGAVAASHVTPTGLPAVGPFAMSVVVGILASWLGGISMVKHRQLIARVARPRLGQLAAGSRSTVIGLQVFGMTADLLRGALVGLVMLLVAAPVVAVVDARWSVRDDLSRAIVVTCVAAVAAASVWKDFHAISGTRRLFLISLAIGTVVVILGA is encoded by the coding sequence ATGCTGGAAGCAGGCGTGCTCTCCTGGTCGATTGGTGATCTGCTGCCGCTGGTGCTGCTGGCGGGCGTGGTCGGTCTCGACGTGGTGAGTTTTCCCCAGGCGATGTTCTCCCGTCCCATCGTGGGAGCCACGCTGGGAGGGGCGTTCGTTGGGGAGCCTCTGGCCGGCCTCACCTGCGGCGCGGCGCTGGAGTGTCTCGCCCTGGAATCCTTGCCGGTGGGTGCGTCCCGTTATCCCGAATGGGGCAGTGCGTCGGTGGTGGCCGGAGCGGTGGCGGCCAGTCACGTCACTCCCACGGGTCTGCCCGCCGTGGGGCCCTTCGCCATGTCCGTGGTGGTCGGTATCCTCGCGTCGTGGCTGGGTGGCATCAGCATGGTCAAACACCGGCAGCTCATTGCACGGGTGGCCAGACCACGGTTGGGTCAGCTCGCGGCGGGCAGTCGCAGCACGGTCATCGGTCTGCAGGTGTTCGGCATGACCGCGGACCTGCTGCGTGGCGCCCTGGTGGGGCTCGTCATGCTGCTGGTGGCGGCTCCGGTGGTGGCGGTGGTGGATGCCCGCTGGTCGGTACGCGACGATCTGTCGCGGGCCATCGTGGTCACCTGCGTGGCCGCGGTGGCGGCGGCATCGGTCTGGAAGGATTTTCACGCGATTTCGGGCACGCGGCGGCTGTTCCTGATCTCGCTGGCCATCGGTACGGTGGTGGTGATCCTTGGCGCCTGA
- a CDS encoding PTS sugar transporter subunit IIB, translated as MPIALYRIDDRLIHGQVVVGWGQPLEMRFIVLVDDDVAASEWEQELYRMGVPPEMTVHFSTVEDAAANLARFESHGEPGIVLVGDIPTMQRLVAGAGGRIRTVNVGGVHHVPGRSGRLRYVYLTPEEEQGLRDIAAQGVDVTAQDVPSARPVPLDELLASTVGV; from the coding sequence ATGCCCATCGCGCTCTATCGCATTGATGACCGCCTCATTCACGGGCAGGTGGTCGTGGGTTGGGGACAACCGCTCGAAATGCGCTTCATCGTGCTGGTGGACGACGATGTGGCCGCGAGCGAGTGGGAGCAGGAGCTCTATCGCATGGGCGTACCTCCCGAGATGACCGTGCATTTTTCGACGGTGGAGGACGCGGCCGCCAATCTCGCGCGGTTCGAAAGCCACGGAGAGCCCGGCATCGTGCTGGTGGGGGACATTCCCACCATGCAGCGTCTCGTGGCGGGGGCCGGTGGACGGATCCGCACCGTGAACGTGGGCGGCGTCCACCATGTGCCCGGACGCAGCGGACGCCTGCGTTATGTCTACCTCACGCCGGAGGAAGAGCAGGGGCTCCGCGATATCGCCGCGCAGGGGGTGGACGTCACGGCACAGGATGTGCCCTCGGCACGCCCGGTGCCGCTCGACGAACTGCTCGCCTCCACCGTGGGCGTCTGA